One Acidimicrobiia bacterium DNA segment encodes these proteins:
- a CDS encoding DUF4147 domain-containing protein, with translation TPNEESFAAGRLLVELADSMGEEDHLLVLLSGGASSLAEAPTEGISLVDVVRATEILLASGASIEAVNAVRGAMSRLKGGGLAALAQPAEVTTLAISDVVGSDPGAIGSGPTVAGRSKRALDVLANLREVLPRSVVQAVLADHAVSPTPGEYHVLADGGTAAEAAAAAARRDGSPARVVTTGLTGEAALVAPRVVEDLTRRGGDGIFVYAGETTVTLDGRGRGGRNQEAALAAALALDGQDGMTFLAAGTDGIDGPTENAGAVVDGTSAAVMRAAGVDPMEALENHDSACAHESAGTAVITGPTGTNVGDLWLVHREPDARTPT, from the coding sequence CCACCCCGAACGAGGAGAGCTTCGCGGCAGGGAGGCTGCTCGTGGAGCTCGCCGACAGCATGGGCGAGGAGGACCACCTCCTCGTGCTGCTCTCAGGGGGCGCCTCGTCGCTCGCCGAGGCCCCGACGGAAGGGATCTCGCTGGTCGACGTCGTCAGGGCCACCGAGATCCTCCTGGCCAGCGGGGCATCCATCGAGGCGGTCAACGCGGTACGGGGCGCCATGTCGCGGCTCAAGGGAGGAGGTCTGGCGGCGCTGGCGCAACCCGCCGAGGTGACGACGCTGGCGATCTCGGACGTCGTCGGCTCCGATCCGGGAGCCATCGGGTCGGGACCCACGGTTGCCGGTCGCAGTAAGCGAGCCCTCGACGTCCTGGCGAACCTCCGCGAGGTCCTGCCTCGATCGGTCGTGCAGGCGGTCCTGGCCGACCATGCCGTGAGCCCGACGCCCGGTGAGTACCACGTGCTCGCCGACGGCGGCACCGCCGCCGAGGCGGCCGCCGCGGCAGCGCGGCGCGACGGCAGCCCGGCGAGGGTCGTCACCACCGGGCTGACCGGCGAAGCCGCACTCGTGGCGCCACGGGTCGTCGAGGACCTCACTCGGCGAGGCGGCGACGGGATCTTCGTCTACGCCGGGGAGACCACGGTGACGCTCGACGGCCGGGGACGGGGCGGACGAAACCAAGAGGCCGCCCTGGCGGCCGCCCTCGCACTCGACGGGCAGGACGGCATGACGTTCCTGGCAGCCGGGACAGATGGGATCGACGGCCCGACCGAAAACGCCGGGGCGGTCGTGGACGGGACGTCGGCAGCCGTCATGCGCGCCGCGGGCGTCGACCCGATGGAGGCCCTGGAAAACCACGACTCCGCCTGCGCACATGAATCCGCAGGGACGGCGGTCATCACCGGCCCCACCGGCACGAACGTCGGCGACCTGTGGCTCGTCCACCGGGAGCCGGACGCGAGGACGCCCACCTGA
- a CDS encoding HAMP domain-containing sensor histidine kinase, with product MSLRGRLAVISAVAVALAVVLAASILFYLTRRQLIQEVDESLVDRVSLITSTGGDVRGLPSRAVRFLGPGEPLGRSDRGFDALYAQVVLADGQVLVPRGVDSRLPVDDLDVAVAGGEGARTVRTVATAQGSVRMITEPVRDGVALQLARSLDEVDASLVGVRTALLWAGVLGAVIAAGLGLAVARSALRPVAALTDAAEHVAATQELAARIPVARQDELGRLAASFNSMLEALQRSRSQQHRLVRDAGHELRTPLTALRTNIEVLAKRADMEPQERSVLVEDLKFEIEQLSALASELIDLATDSEAEEAVESVHLDEAVADVVDRFRRRFGHAIDVTASPAVVEVRPTRLDRAVSNLLDNAIKWSPEGEPIVVTVGGGRVAVRDHGPGIPPEDKARVFDRFYRADAARATLGSGLGLSIVQQFAEAHGGTVFADEAPGGGALVGFELPTVAR from the coding sequence ATGAGCCTGCGGGGCCGTCTTGCCGTGATATCGGCGGTTGCGGTGGCGCTCGCCGTTGTGCTGGCGGCTTCGATCCTCTTCTACCTCACACGCCGCCAGCTCATCCAGGAGGTCGACGAGAGTCTCGTCGACAGGGTTTCCCTCATCACGAGCACCGGAGGCGACGTCCGCGGGCTGCCGTCGAGAGCGGTTCGCTTCTTAGGTCCCGGGGAGCCGCTCGGCCGGTCGGACAGGGGCTTCGATGCGTTGTATGCCCAGGTCGTGCTGGCGGACGGCCAGGTCCTCGTCCCGAGGGGCGTGGATTCCCGCCTGCCGGTCGACGACCTGGACGTCGCGGTGGCGGGTGGCGAGGGCGCCAGGACGGTGCGGACCGTCGCCACCGCCCAGGGGTCGGTGCGGATGATCACGGAGCCGGTGCGCGACGGAGTCGCCCTCCAGCTCGCCCGATCGCTCGACGAGGTCGATGCGTCCCTCGTCGGCGTGCGCACCGCGCTCCTGTGGGCAGGCGTCCTCGGCGCCGTCATCGCCGCCGGTCTCGGTCTGGCCGTGGCTCGCAGTGCACTGCGTCCGGTGGCCGCCCTCACGGATGCCGCCGAGCACGTCGCGGCGACCCAGGAGCTCGCCGCCAGGATCCCCGTCGCCAGGCAGGACGAGCTCGGAAGGCTTGCGGCGAGCTTCAACTCGATGCTCGAGGCGTTGCAGCGGTCGAGGAGCCAGCAGCATCGTCTGGTTCGTGACGCCGGTCACGAGCTGCGTACGCCACTCACGGCGCTGCGCACGAACATCGAAGTGCTCGCCAAGCGCGCCGACATGGAGCCGCAGGAGCGCTCAGTGCTCGTCGAAGACCTCAAGTTCGAGATCGAGCAGCTCTCCGCGCTGGCGTCCGAGCTGATCGATTTGGCGACGGACTCGGAGGCCGAGGAGGCCGTCGAGAGCGTCCACCTCGACGAGGCGGTAGCGGACGTCGTCGATCGCTTCCGGCGCAGGTTCGGGCATGCGATCGACGTCACCGCCTCGCCGGCTGTGGTCGAAGTGCGGCCGACCAGGCTCGACAGGGCGGTCTCCAACCTCCTCGACAATGCCATCAAGTGGAGCCCGGAGGGGGAGCCGATCGTCGTCACGGTTGGCGGCGGGAGGGTCGCCGTGCGGGACCACGGACCGGGTATCCCGCCCGAGGACAAGGCCAGGGTGTTCGACCGCTTCTACCGCGCGGACGCGGCGCGCGCCACGCTTGGATCGGGCCTCGGCCTTTCGATCGTCCAGCAGTTCGCCGAGGCGCATGGGGGCACCGTGTTCGCCGACGAGGCCCCCGGAGGGGGCGCCCTCGTCGGTTTCGAGCTTCCCACCGTCGCCCGCTGA
- a CDS encoding response regulator transcription factor, translating to MSERERILVVEDDRSIRDALERALSFEGYDVATARDGAEALSVVLNDPPHLVVLDVMMPHVDGLEACRRMRAKGIDIPILILTARQEVSDRVAGLDAGADDYLVKPFALEELLARVRALLRRATGAHPGAVRVGDLLLDPDARTVSRSGEPVHLTKTEFDLLELLVENAGIVLSRDTICERIWGYDFGTTSNSLDVYIGYIRRKLEADGAPRLVHTVRGIGYVARERP from the coding sequence ATGAGTGAGCGGGAACGGATCCTCGTCGTCGAGGACGATCGATCGATCCGCGACGCACTGGAGAGGGCGCTCTCGTTCGAGGGCTACGACGTGGCCACCGCCCGCGATGGCGCCGAGGCCCTCTCGGTCGTGCTCAACGACCCGCCTCACCTCGTCGTGCTCGACGTCATGATGCCTCACGTCGACGGGCTCGAGGCATGCCGCAGGATGAGGGCGAAGGGCATCGACATCCCGATACTCATCCTGACGGCCCGCCAGGAAGTGTCCGACCGGGTGGCGGGCCTCGACGCAGGCGCCGACGACTACCTGGTGAAGCCGTTCGCCCTCGAGGAGCTCCTCGCCAGGGTGAGGGCGCTCCTGAGGCGGGCGACGGGCGCGCACCCCGGCGCCGTCCGTGTCGGCGATCTGCTGCTCGACCCTGACGCTCGCACCGTCAGCCGTTCCGGCGAGCCGGTCCATCTCACGAAGACCGAGTTCGACCTGCTCGAGCTGCTCGTCGAGAACGCAGGCATCGTCCTGTCGCGGGACACGATCTGCGAGCGCATCTGGGGCTACGACTTCGGTACGACATCGAACTCGCTCGACGTCTACATCGGCTACATCCGTCGCAAGCTCGAAGCCGATGGTGCCCCTCGTCTCGTCCACACGGTGCGCGGGATCGGCTATGTCGCCAGGGAGCGCCCATGA